DNA from Mycobacterium sp. SMC-8:
GAACGCACCATGAGTGTCACCCTGGAAGCAAGCTAACCGCGTCCACTTTTTCTGGGGAACCCCACGCTGGTGCGGGGACGAGCAACGGGGACATTGCGTCGTTACGCCTTGTCGCTGAAGGTGTGGCTCGATTTTCTGCACGCGATGGGCGTTCGCTGGGATCAGGCGTCGCGATCGGAACTGGCTGCGTTCAAGGAATGGCGTTTGTCGGCTGAGGAGAATCCTCAGCACGTGAGTTCAAATAGTTTCTGTGTCGATCGCGCGGCGATCCGCGGTTTCTACTCGTGGGCGGCCGAGCAGCACGGAATTGACAACCCCGTCCGGGCCCGTGCGATTGCCACGTCGTGGATGGGCGGGAACCAAGCCGTGTTGGAGAGCACGCCGTCGGGAATGCGTAGAGCCGACGTGAAATGGCTTACCCCGCAAGCATTCCGGTTGTGGCGAAACCTGGGGTTGCGCGGTTTCGAAAGGGAGGGCGTGCCGCGCCAGGATTGGCGGGGAGCTACTGAGGATCGCGACGTCGCGTTCGTGGAGGGGTTGTTCGGGACGGGTTTACGAATCGGCGAGTGGGCCAGCATGCTGACCATTGAGGTGCCCGAGCCGGGCTTTGAGGGGCTCATTCGTTCGCGCGTCGCGTCTCATTGCGCGAAGGGTGGCAGCGGGCGAGCGTTCTGGATGCGGCGCCGCGTCGCCCAACAAGTCTACTTCTATCTCCAGGAAGGTAGTCGTACTGCTGCTATCGCCCGTGCGCAACGTGCTGGTCGCTATGAGCAGGTAGCCGACCGGTGGATCGTTGAACAGGCTCGCCGTGATGGACAGCTGGAGGTCATTGATGCGACGGGATCGCGTCGTACGGTTCGGCTGGATGCACTCGGGCCGTCGACACGAATGACGTTGTTTCGCAGGGGACGTGGTGGCCTGGAGCCGATGTGGCTGTGGCTGAATCACGACGGAACACCTCGCCCCAAACATTCCTGGTACAAGACATTCGACCGCGCGAATTCTAGGGTCGCGAAAGCGCTTGCACCATCAGGGGAAACGCCGTTGTGGTGCCGTCCCCACATGCTGAGGCATTCTTTTGCGCTGCGGTGGTATTGCATCGCCACGTTCGTCGCTTGGCGCCGTACCGATATGTTGACCAAGCAGGAGCAGCGCGACTTCCGTAATCAGCTCGGTGATGTGTGGTTCCTTTTGGCGACACTTCTCGGCCATCGCAGTGCCGAGGTGACACGGAGCGTCTACCTCGAGCCGTTTCAGGTGCTGCAGGTCGAGGAGCTCATCGCGCTGATGGATGCCGACGATCGGCAATCACTCGAGCGTCTCGTCGCAACAGTCGGTGGCGGCGAACCGCGTGTGCTGACGGCCCCAACGTGACGGGTCGCCCTGCGACGCAGCCGGATTCAGCGTGGCGACCCGAATCGAGGCGACGCGGGCTGATCGTGACGTTCGTCAGCGAGGACGGTACGCAGTCGAAGGACTTCGACTTCGGGTCCCTGCCCGGCAACGACGGAATCCGCCACGATTTCGCGGCTGCGTTCGAAGATGCCACCGGTGTTCTGGGCGTATCCAAGCGGCTCAGGGGCGCCGGTGCGCTGTGGCAGTCTGCCCGGCACGCCTGCTGCTGGCTCGCCGAAAACCGAACAGGACTGCAGGGACTGGCAGGTTTGTCCGCCTCGGATGCCCGGCTACTCACCTTGTCGTGTCGGGTACCCAGCGGTCCTGGCCCGTTGCATGACCTGAAGACACTGCTGCGCTGCAGTCCCGTCGTCTCCGACGAGGCACGCCAGGCGTTCACGCGCGTGCGTCACCCGAAGACGAACACGGCACGCCAGCCCTACTCCGCGGAGGAGATGCGCCGCATCAACGTCGTGGCACGGGGAATGGTTCGACGGGCGCGGACCCGGCTGAAGACTCATTGGAAGATGGTCGACGACTATCGTGCGGGACGGTTCGATCACCTACCCCGCGCAGACCCCCGTCGTAGTCTGGCCGAAGTGCTCGACCACTGCGCCCGTGAGGGCGACTTCCCTCGTACTGCCTCGGGTGCACGGGCTTACGTGACGCGGCGAGTAGCCGCCGCGGCCGGTGGATGCCACCTTCAGTTGTTCCTGCATCTCAGCCCGGGCGAGGCGTGGGCATCTGGTGTTCTCCTCGCGGGCCTGACGGGCCTGAATCTGTCGACGCTGGACTCGCTGCCCGCGCCGCACAGACACGCTAGCAGTCCCGATGAGCCCGGCATCGTGTTCGTCAGCGCCAACAAGCCCCGCCGTGGGAAACGGTCGGCGATGACGGTGCCGGTGACCGCGTTGCGCCCCGAGCTGCGGCCGCTTGGTGGCCAGAATCGGCGCGCTGCAGTGCTCAATACGTCGCTGACGACCGCGTACGGAGTCTTCATGGTGCTGCTGGAACTGACTGAACCGGCCCGCGCGTTGACCGGGTCCCAGCACGCCTTCGTGTACTTTAGCGCCCAGCCTGATAATGCCGAACGGAAACTTTTCGGATACGGCATCAGCAGCACCGCCTCTGGGGTGAATGCTCGACGGCGGTGGCTGGCGCCGTGGCTGACCGGCGGTGCCGAGCATGACGAGTTGCTCCTCGGGATCAGTATGGACCGGCTGCGCAAGACCTACCTGGAGCAGGTCCGAAAACCCATATCTCACACCCCGGCCACGTTGGCGCGCTATCTGAGTCGCATGGACTCTGTGCGCCACGAGGGATTCCAGATCGTCGCCGAGGCCCTCGATGACCAGGTTGCACGCGCACTGGCCCGACGGTCGATGACGGTGCAACCGGATACCGACGACGACGGATCCGGCCAGGACGCCGTGCTGGGCGCGTGCGCTGATTTCGACCATTCGCCGGTCGACGGTAAGCGGTGTCGCCAGTCGTTCATGGCATGCCTGGACTGCAGCAACGCTCGCGCCTTCCCGCGCCACCTACCTGTTCAATTGGTCGTTGCCGACCGGCTTCGCGGCCTGCGCCAAGAAATGCCCATCGAGCGGTGGATCGCCGATCACGCGGGTCCTCTCGCTCAACTGGACGGCATTTTCGCCGAGTACGAGCAGGCCCAGCTGAGCGCCGCGCGAGACGACATCACCGCCGCCGATCACCAGACGGTCAACCTCCTGCTGACAGGAAACCTTGAAGCATCATGACGAGCACAGCTGAAGCACTCGACGTCGTGGCTGGTGTCTCCGTCGCCCCCGCAACAGAGGTCGTGATCAACCGCACGCTTCATATCGACGGGATCCGATGCCGATTCGGCGACCCGGTGTGGGATCTGTCCGCGGCGATCGAGGACCGCCACAGCGCGGGACAAGCCGTGCACTGGGAGGGGTTCCCGACGCCGTTTCGCCACGCCTGCAAGCTCTATCTGTTCGCCCTGCTCAACATCGTCGACGACCCACCGCGCCTTGACAGTGCCCGATCGCTGTATCCGCACATCAAGACGATCTTGGGCGAGCTGGTGCCGTTGCGACGGTTCGCGATATGGCTGGCGGACATGGGTGTCACATCGTTCGGCCAGGTCAGCACCGAACACCTCGATGGCTATCTGCGCCACGTGACCGAGACCAGCGGTGTCAGCGCCGGCTCCAAACGCTCGGCGCTGCAGGCCGTCAAACGTCTGCACGCGTACCGGGAAGCGCTGCCCCCGCATTGCCGGCTCCCCGCAGAGCCGTTGTGGGGCGGCGCGAGCGCACGAGGTCTCGCCAACTACGAGTCATCCTGGGGCAAGCCGAACACAACCCCGCGCATTCATCCCGAGGTCATGGAGCCGCTGCTCTCGGCGGCGTTGATGGTGACCCGCACGGTCGCGGCTGATCTCCTTCCCGCAGCGCGCAAACTCCTCGCAATGCGGCGCCTGGCCCACCAGATCGCACCCGACATTCGTCGGGCTCCCACCCGTACCGTGTCGCTGTTCGACACCACCAAGGCTCAACTGGACTGCCTGCTAGCTGCCCTGGGCCGCAATGACGCCTCACTTCCGGGTATCCGGACAGGCGGCACGACCAGTGTCGATCTGAAGGGTCTAGCCGTGGGCGGATGGCTTAACCACACCGAACTGAAACGCATGAAAGAGACGTCAGTCCTGCTGGCCAAGCATGGATTACCGATCGACGTCGACATGTTGCGCGTCGACACATTCAGCGCCATCGGCACCCATCGCTGGCGTGAAGACCCAGTCGGCGCGAGTGCACTCGTCGATCTGCTTCGCCACGTCACGACTGCCTGTTTCATCGTGATCGCCTACCTTTCGGGTGTTCGGACCGGCGAGGCACTGAACCTACGACGTGGCTGTATCAGTCGGGACTCGAAACTGGCGTTGACGCTCATGTCCGGTCACCAGTTGAAGGCCGATGAGCAGCGTCGGAACCGATCGCCGGCCACGATCCCGTGGGTCGTGACCGACGAAACCGCCCACGCCATCAGCGTTCTCGAGCAGATCACGGTGAGCGATCTGCTATTCCCGGCTTTCAACATGTGCTCCCAGGAACGGTTCCTCTTCGGCGCTACCCGGACCAGGACGCCCGGCTCCATCAACACCGACATCACCAGCTTCATCGGGTGGTTCAACCGTGACATCGCTCCGGCAGTCAGCCATCCGCTCATCGGCGCTGACCCGAACGGCACGATCCAGGTGCCGCGGTTACGCCGCACACTGGCCTGGCACATCGTGCGGCGGCCCGGCGGAACGATCGCCGGCGCAACGCAATACGGTCACCTGCACACACAAATGATCCACGGTTATGCCGGCGGCGCTGATTCGGGATTCCTCGACGACATCACCTTCGAGCAGTTCCTCCACCGTGCCGAGATCATCCACGACGATGCCCAACGACTCGTAGGCGGCGAGCACGTCTCCGGCCCGGCGGCCGATGAGTATCGGGCCCGCATCGAGCGGGCACGCACGTTCGCGGGCTTAACAGTGACCACCAAGAGTCAGGTCGCTAACGCATTAAAGAATCCGGACTTGCAGATCCACCACGGCGCCGTCGTGACGTGCGTGTTCCGGCGCGCCACCGCAGCCTGCCTGGAACCCAGCGACAGCTCCGCTGAACCCTTCTGGAGTCGATGCCGTCTGGGCTGCGTCAACGCCGCCCATACCGACCGCGACGTAGCCAGCCTTCGCCAGCATGTCAGGGCACTCCAACGCGACCTGGTGACTCTCGAACTCCCCGAGCCGTTGCGGCAACGAATTCAGACGCGCCTGATCGAGCACCGAAAGGCCCTCGCCGAACACGAATCCAGCCGACCGCCGACAACGCCACAGCAGGACGGGGAAGACGAATGACCCTCCTGGGAAATGTCACCGCAGGCAACGGCGAGGAACGCCAACTGGTCCGGGCCGCTATCAACCGCCTCCGAGACAATAGAGCCGAGCGGAGCAGCGGCGCACACACTGTCGTGGCCTTGGCCGACGAATCGGGAATATCACGTCAGAGACTCTACGAACATCACAGCGATCTGCTCAACGAGTTCAAGGCGACGGTCGGGTGCGGACCCGTCACGGCCACGGCCGAGGCTCTGCAACGTCAACTTGCACAGGCCCGTAATCACAACCAGGATTTGGCTGCCGAAAATGCTCACCTGCGAAGCAGGGTTAGAACGCTCTCAGCGGTGATTACCGAACTCACGCACGAAACCTCCGGAGCCAACGTCGTTACTTCAATGCCACGCAAATACCCATGTCGATGACCGGGGACTATCTGGGACTATCTCGTTAACCGTTAACGAGATCGTCCGAAAAAAGGATGGTGAGGGCTTCAGGGACCGATTCGGCTGTGGGGATCTGACGCGCGGTGTCGCCGATCTGCAGTAGTCGGCTTGCCGCGGGTCCAGGTACTACGATCCAGGGGGTTGCCGTGGAGGCGTGTCGTCGGCTGATGGCCAGGAGCGTTCGCAGCCCGTCTGCGCCGAGGAACGTGACCGCGGTGAGGTCGAGGATCAGCGGTGCGTGACGAATGACGGTGCGGCCGCGCGCTTCTTGGAGGAGATCGTAGGCGTTGGACGCGTCGATGTCGCCACGGGCGACAACGATGGTGGTGCTGTGTTCGACTCTGTAGACGAAGCGTGCACGGTCGCGGTGTCGCCGTCGAGTGCGTGGTCGTCGGAACGTCATGGTTACGGTGACGAGGCCGGAACACTGGGTCACGTCGGCTTGGCCGGCACGGTGCGGGCCTCCCGTCACGTAGGTGGCGGGAGGGCGTTCAGAGGGCAGAGGTCACCGACTTGCGTGTCTTCTTCACCTTTTTGAGGTCGGTTTCGAGGTCTTTGACCGCGTCGCGGTGCTCGGTGAGGGATTTCTTCACCTTCTTGATGGTCTTCGTTTGTTGGTCAAGGGATTTGCGCAGCGCGGCTTCGCGGCGTT
Protein-coding regions in this window:
- a CDS encoding site-specific integrase, translating into MSLKVWLDFLHAMGVRWDQASRSELAAFKEWRLSAEENPQHVSSNSFCVDRAAIRGFYSWAAEQHGIDNPVRARAIATSWMGGNQAVLESTPSGMRRADVKWLTPQAFRLWRNLGLRGFEREGVPRQDWRGATEDRDVAFVEGLFGTGLRIGEWASMLTIEVPEPGFEGLIRSRVASHCAKGGSGRAFWMRRRVAQQVYFYLQEGSRTAAIARAQRAGRYEQVADRWIVEQARRDGQLEVIDATGSRRTVRLDALGPSTRMTLFRRGRGGLEPMWLWLNHDGTPRPKHSWYKTFDRANSRVAKALAPSGETPLWCRPHMLRHSFALRWYCIATFVAWRRTDMLTKQEQRDFRNQLGDVWFLLATLLGHRSAEVTRSVYLEPFQVLQVEELIALMDADDRQSLERLVATVGGGEPRVLTAPT
- a CDS encoding integrase, whose amino-acid sequence is MTSTAEALDVVAGVSVAPATEVVINRTLHIDGIRCRFGDPVWDLSAAIEDRHSAGQAVHWEGFPTPFRHACKLYLFALLNIVDDPPRLDSARSLYPHIKTILGELVPLRRFAIWLADMGVTSFGQVSTEHLDGYLRHVTETSGVSAGSKRSALQAVKRLHAYREALPPHCRLPAEPLWGGASARGLANYESSWGKPNTTPRIHPEVMEPLLSAALMVTRTVAADLLPAARKLLAMRRLAHQIAPDIRRAPTRTVSLFDTTKAQLDCLLAALGRNDASLPGIRTGGTTSVDLKGLAVGGWLNHTELKRMKETSVLLAKHGLPIDVDMLRVDTFSAIGTHRWREDPVGASALVDLLRHVTTACFIVIAYLSGVRTGEALNLRRGCISRDSKLALTLMSGHQLKADEQRRNRSPATIPWVVTDETAHAISVLEQITVSDLLFPAFNMCSQERFLFGATRTRTPGSINTDITSFIGWFNRDIAPAVSHPLIGADPNGTIQVPRLRRTLAWHIVRRPGGTIAGATQYGHLHTQMIHGYAGGADSGFLDDITFEQFLHRAEIIHDDAQRLVGGEHVSGPAADEYRARIERARTFAGLTVTTKSQVANALKNPDLQIHHGAVVTCVFRRATAACLEPSDSSAEPFWSRCRLGCVNAAHTDRDVASLRQHVRALQRDLVTLELPEPLRQRIQTRLIEHRKALAEHESSRPPTTPQQDGEDE
- a CDS encoding STAS domain-containing protein — encoded protein: MTFRRPRTRRRHRDRARFVYRVEHSTTIVVARGDIDASNAYDLLQEARGRTVIRHAPLILDLTAVTFLGADGLRTLLAISRRHASTATPWIVVPGPAASRLLQIGDTARQIPTAESVPEALTILFSDDLVNG